The Musa acuminata AAA Group cultivar baxijiao chromosome BXJ2-5, Cavendish_Baxijiao_AAA, whole genome shotgun sequence genomic interval TCtaagagatacaaagtttaagaGAGCACTTCAAGAAAGCTTCTgtcaaaatatcatcagtttctaaagttctttttaACCCGTAAACACTAAAATAAGTActaatgcatgaaacaacccttcatataTAGGGAATtctgaaattaagtgttttacagttACTAATCAACTTCTTTAATGCATTTCTTGGTTATGAAGAAAAACATATTGAGACAGCCATAACTTTATGTAGGGAATATGCTCATGAAATGTCATAATTGAGTATGCTGAGTTGAAAATTATGAGGTAATATTATGAGCTAAAAAATGTATCATAGTATCAGCAAGGTCTATATGAGCAAATTGtaataaattagacactcccatgtTAATAATGACTTGTGAAACATATCGAATACTTGACTATTGGTGTTTCAAGTGATAATAATTAGTAATGTTGAAGTTGTACTAAGAAAAATGTGAGAACATAACTAATTATTACTAGTTATTATGTTTATAAACTATGTTTGAAACTTAGTGtagttaaataattatatatagatGATTTTGATGGTAATTATGAGATTGTTATTCCATTCCGATCATGGTTAATTAGCAGCATATTagctttcaaaataaaaaataatattatcataataCCCATTGAGTTTAATCCTACATCACAAATGGATAAAGATTTGAATTAGTGAATTAGTTTATTGGAATCGGAGAGTTGTAGGACTAATTTTATATTACTCCTATAGTTACACCTCTTTAGcattctggtctttagacttaaaaaatttatattaaaatccatATAGTTAAACCTTTTTAGTATCCCAGTCTCTAAACTTAAAAACTTATATTAAAATTCTTTTAGttttgaaagtaaaatatttaacctcatttaCCCTAATGTCATCGACTTTACTGATGAAAGATATAGCACGTGACAACACGTACATGAATGACAAGAAAAtaatggataaaaaaataatttcaacgatGGTGACAAACGATGACACCGTGGGCGGCTATTGTGGTGGTGGTCAGCAAGATCGACATAATGATTAGCCTTATCGATATCATGAATGACAcgaaaaatgatgaaaaaaaataattttaactccgTCTATATCTTTTGTCGGTAAAGCCGATGATGTTATAGTAaataaggttaaatattttactttcataactataaaaaatttaatataattttttttaagttaGGGATTACGATGAtactaaaaaaatctaattatagggattttaatataaattttttaagtttagaaATTGGGATGTTAAAAAGGTCTAACTATATAATTAGCTTATAGTTATAATACTATTAATTAAGATTGAGTAAATTAACTTGACAATTAAAATTGTATTGATCGATAAGGCTACTAAAAATAATACCTACATGCATTTAGACCCTCGATAAATAACGATAGTACTGGTTTCTCTAATTGTGTCATCCTCCCACCCAATTGAAGCATTATTTTCATTATATGTTAAtagatatttttcttcatttaagcCATCTTTGTTCTAAACTATTTTAGTTTAAATCAAATAAGTCCTAAGTTAGTTTTCTTAGAATCGAATGCATTATGTATAGGAAGGGAGAGAAgactttcaaaataaaaataatatagagATTAACAATCAAGAAAATATCATATAGTTGATGTGGTTCAATACTTATTATCTAAATTTatggataaaattaaaatttttactacATTAAATCAATTACAAGACTTTTGATTTATTCTCAGTCAAGTAGAACTCTCACTCTAAAAAATTTACATCGTTCACTCACTCTTTTTAGAAATCATAAAAGGCACCCTTTCTAGTCACCCTAGAGAAACCcaaaaatactcaaaatattccTCACACATTACTTTTCCTCGTGAAAACATAAagatatataagatatttataaatgaatcaaaccttaatttttaataaaaaattcataaatactCTTTTCTATATTAATATTCTTTATCCCCTTGGGAAACTAACTTTAGGAATCCTAAATTACTTGTAAATCCCAATAATATCTCCCTTTATAAGTATTCCACTTTTGTATCTtgtgaaaaaaaaatacttttgttTCATGCTAATTTCAATATTGATTActcatttttgttgaatctctaaTCGCCACATCTACTCTAATATTTCATTGTCGAAGGAAGAGGATCattccaaaattttaaaaaaaaatcataaagataaaTGATAAAAACCATACCAAATAGTCAATATAAGATTAACGTGGTTCAACACTTTTTGCTTACATCCATGGAGAAAATCAAATTCTTCATTACATGAGATCAATTACAAGACTCATGAGTTATACCCACTCAAACAAAATTCCTTTTATTAGGAAAGGAGAgcataacataaaaaattaaaaaaataaaaaaataaaaaaataaagggtAAGATTTAACATGGTGTGACAACTTCCTATATATCGACAGAGAAAATAAAATTCTTCACTATATAAGAAAAATTAGTAAAAGGAATCACTTTCCCTTGAGTTAACTTAAACTCAAAGCTTAAAACCCCTTAAACATCCTCTCAAATAAATTTGAAGAATTCTTATCTCAACTTCTTTAGATCTAACCCTCAAGAGCACTGCTATTACCTCTCCGTTTCAGTAAAAGCTTAAGatttaagatttatttataagaACAAATCCTAATTCTCTAATGATTCTTTCTACTTGAATTCCTATTCCTAATATAAACCCTAATTCCcaaatgattcttcctacttgaaTTCCTAATATAAATCCGTTACGATCCATTTAGGACtcgtcatgtagtttatataaaattaagatTTCTAAAATACTTACTAATCCTAACATTACCTACTAAAATTTTATATATGTTTGTCATTATGAGTCGTCACATAATAGGTCATTTTGATAAAGACTACTGAAATTTAAACTCTACTACTAATCTTTCGATCCCTTTATCTATATGGTGAGCCTTGAATCtgggcttatatatatataattttttgcttGGTGTGAATGAGATGATCACATTCATCTTTGGCTAGCTTTGGATCTTGAAAAGAAAGAAAggtcaattgattttttttaggTAAGCGGTGAGAAGATTTGATTAATGGCTCTAAAGAaaagaataaatatttatttttctatagaaGGCTTAAGAAAACTGGTGAATTGTTGAAACATGATCTATATCTGGTTAAGAGTTAGGTCACAATCAGATTTGGAGTTGTAGACAGGCCGTGTAGGCACTATGCTGAACCAGAGATGCAAATCTTATTACTTTTTGATTCCTATTACTATGTTGGATTAAGCTTGCGTGATTGTACTGCTACCACCAACTTAGAATTTTgtgatttcttctcaaaatggaaCTACTATTCCTAAAGGCTTCCATCTCTATCTCTATGTAGATAACTTGTATGGTAACGATGAGATGTTTCACTTGTTATCCTTCAGTGTCACAGCGATGAGGAAGTCCAGCGATAGTGGCTTGGCTACTTGTTGTTGCTGCACCGATCCACGCCTTTGCTCGGCGCTTCGGCCACCATGGTCTAATCTCCCCGTCGACATCGTGATGGAAATCGCAGAGCGTCTTCTCCCCAATGCGGCCGACTTGGTTCGATTTGCATCCGTCTGCCGCTCGTGGTGGTTGCTCGTGAAGGAAGAAACTTCTCTGGCACGTCAGCTCCCTTGGCTGATGCTCGCAGAGGAGGAGATAGACGCGCCTTCCTCGGGAAGCAATATTTGTCGTCGCTTCTATAGCCATTCCAAGAACGAAATCTACGAGCTCCCTGTGCCCAAATCCCATGGAAGATTCTGTTGTGGCTCCTACGCCAGTTGGATCGCGACGGTCGGCATGGACTTAAGGATGCAACTCGTGAACATCTTCACCGGAGGCAGCGTAGAGCTGCCTTCGCTCTACACCTTTGGCGCATCCTTGCATCAAAGTGGAGACTGGTCACCAGAGAGCAGGCGCTCTCTTTTTGTATCCAAGGTGTGCATGTCTTCGCGCCCCTCCGCTGGTAGGGACTGCCATGTGGTGGCATTCTATGGCGTCGGACGTATGCTGGGCTACGCTAGGGTCGGTGACGATCGATGGACTACAGTTAACTGTGATTGGTGGCACTACTTAGATGCCTCATTCTACAAAGGCCAGTTCTACCTCGTCAATCGGAAAAGGGACGTGGTGGTGTTGGATGTGTCTCAGCAGCAGGTGCATCTGATAGCGACCAAACCGAAGCAACGTATGGTCAACTACCGTTGGCAAATATATCTGGTAGAATCATCGGGTGATTTACTGTACGTGGTGCGCGTGGTTAAGTATTCGCGAAAGCCGACATACGACACAAAGAGCTTCACCGTCTACAAGCTTAACGTTTCCGATGGCGAGTTACAGCAGATGAGCAGCCTGGGTGGGCGATCGCTGTTCTTGGGCCTCAACAGCTCGATATCTGTGGAGGCATCGAAGCTGGTGGGATGCCAAAAGGACTCCATTTACTTCACCGACGACCTAGGCGATTTCAAGACTTACTGCACGCCGGGAGGCGGACATGACATGGGGATCTATAGCATGGTGGATGGGAGCATCACCCCACACTATGGTGGCGTCTCGCTGTCCCGAGTCTCGCCGCCGTTGTGGGTGCCGATCCACCCTTTGTTTTCACCCAATATCTAGTCGCCTTCTTTTTCTCTGTACATTTATTATGTACAAATGGTTTACAATATAGAATAAGAGCTtctttaattatatataataaaagattTATTGATTAGATATCAATGTTGTGAGGGGATTCTCATGTTTGTTGGAATATTAAATTAAACCTCATGATTAGATAGGATTTTAGCTTAAAAATCTTAGTcatcaaagatatatatatatatatatatatatagcctaaAGAAGATTCGAGATCCGGTGAGTGAGAGATTACAAGTTATCTTATTTAATATGAGTTTTTAGTTTTTATGTATCTTTTCTATTCTCCTGTATTGTTATTCTTCTATGATTTCTTAATACCCATcaccttttaaaaaaaattttcaacatgatatCAAAGCTTTGATTATATCTTACTATAGAGAGAAATAATGctatagagagagaaaataagaCAAATAGAGATAAACAATATTGTTGAGAGAAATATGACTGTTGAGAGAGAGAAATAATATTATAGATAGACAAATAGTATTATAGAGAGAAATAgtaatatagagagagagagagagagaaaataggATTATTAAAGAAAGAAATAATGTTGTTTAGAGGAAGAAATAGAGagaaaatttagatagaaaatttGAAGCGATAAAAATTATAAGAAGAAAATTTGAGGAGACAAAAGAGCAGACTTAATCGTAATAAcgatattaagattaagaaagtaAACGATCGATTATATTATAGCAAAAGAAAGATAAAGAACCATCATGTCATCGATTAGTTGGTAGAGAAAgatcgatagattaaaagttttgTCACCTtcgaaacaaaaaaataaaaagttatggataataattttataatttattttggatCTCATTATTAACAAGATTTGACTGAAAAGATTATTGGAGACAAAAAACTATGCTGAAAACTTTTCCCAGATCAAAATGTTTAAAGAAAATGATACtgtatgatttaaaaaatatgagAGATGATAGAGATTTTATGCCACTCTTTCAAAGACAGAAAGAAGAAATAGTTTTtaacaaagaaaaagataaagcgAGCACTGAATCTTATCTCTTAATCAATACTAGACAATAGTATTATTTTATAGATTTTTAGATCTTAAAACATTTTTATAAAAGACATAGATATTAATGGTATCCCCTCTGATTAGTCTGAAAGtgaataagattaagattgacttattatAAGGACCCGATGagtatactattatcaacttctattttgatcaatgatttaGATCAAATGAAATTGATAGACTAGTTAGCCCATCAAACTCGGATCGTAACATTAATCCTCTTAcactaaaattaaataaaaaaattacataatatAAAACTAAAAGATTATTCAAAAACATTATATGATATAAAATTAGAAGAAAGTGAAAATCTATCAGCAGAAGAAGATAATACCTCATCGGATATAACAAAATCCCTTAGCAGTATTCTTACTAAGATTAGAGATGTCgagatcacaaaaaaaaaaaaagaagcaagatTTAAACTCCCATATTGATTTTACTGACAtgaatgattttattttcattagAAGCATACAGATACTTTTACCTccctatgaaaaataaaaaatctatataTCTAATCATCAAAGATTCGAAAGAAGATTGTACTGATAAATTGAAAATCATTATTATTCAAAATATAGAAGCTGTAAAAACTTATGAATATTCTGTGATAAAGAGGTTAGATATCAATGAAGATAATTATGTTGATCAGATTAACTTCGTAATCCGAGATTAGTTCAAtaaatttgttaattgattctaaACAAATTAgagttttataattaattaagacAGACAAGACAAATCAAACATATGGAAGACTGCTATAGATTGCATGACTCAGAATTCAGAGATTCTAGAAAACACTACATACAATAACTACATCAAAGGAGATTGTATCAAGCTttagagttttcattttttataaagTTTAATTTAAGAAAGTATGTTGGAATATTAATAGATAGACTTTTGATTAAGAGTCTTAGTCAACGAATAAAAGTCTTGAGTGAGGACGATGTTTTAAAGGCTCATGAAATGCTTTAGTGAGTCAATTAGGATAGGAAATAAGATAGAACCCAAAGAAAGTCAGAGATCCGAGGTTTATTATCTTATTTAATGTGAACTTTTAGTTTTGAAGTATCTTTTCTATTCTCCTTTACTGTTACTCCTCTATAATTTATTGATTTCCATCACATTTTAAAGAAATTTTTCAACAACGTTATCGAGTTGTATGCGCATTATATATCACTGTTCAAGTGTTCTTTAGCACCGACTGTTTCACAAAGACATACATCAGCTACTTCATAATAGTAGTACTTGGTATTAGAAACGAGACATGAGAGACAAACTTATAAGATCTGTGGACATCGAAACTTGTTGGATTTTTCCTACATGTAATGAACTCGAAACAGTATCTGTAGTGAAACAAAGGAGATGATCTACACTCATGCAATGACTCACTCAAGTGTGAGTATTGCCTCAAATCGACATAAGTCTTAACGGTCGATACGCATTCTCCTTGTATTGTCACATAAGGTTTTtgtgtatgtttttattttttacttttattcaTATTTTGTATAGTATATAGAGGGTTTGTAGTAGACTTGACAGCTCCATTTTGATTGACTCTTATGGCTACTTTAATCTTGTAAACATGATTGTGTGCCATCATCACCTAGAGATAAAATTATCCAAAACTAAATCATCCAAGCAGTCATTTTGAGGATTTTCTAATTTCGTAAAGTGGTGCAGTGTCAGCTAGCATAATATCATAGAGTTACCCAGGTGAGGCATGACTAGATGAGCTTTTGGGATAGTATCTAGGGCTAATTCACTGCTTTGTTTTGTAGCAATGTTATGTGGGAACTTATAGGGGCTTTTGGGTACGGCGGACTACTTTAGAACATTTGTTGCATGACTATTCAAAACTTCCgaagtctatatttataatttatattatttatcaagtatttattgaaatatttaCTTGTAGGATCATGAGTTAAATACTTTTTCTAATTCAtattctcttttgtagatccttaagggaccataagaggtttaaGGGAGGTTGATCCTTTACAAATAGAAACACAAATgtttaaaggatgagaccatacaaaAGGAATGGGTTGCTCGGTGactaaaagagttatgcaaactcATAAAAAttagaggaattgctaactcgaagaacttGGTACTCATATAAGAGCTTGTATGCGGATAATGGACTATCCATGGGTTATTCTAAGGAGATTGAAACTCGACACCATGAAGCATGAAACTTTTTCTTCGGTATGAAAATAATAcatctgtaggaggctgaagtgtgtagtaggttcagtatgttgctagaccttgaggaacGTAGCATGAGCTATATTGATGAAGAATTGTAATATAGTAAGTGTGTTCACCATAACAAAACTGTGCACAATTTTCATATGAAGAATtcatgaaactagatagatttaatattattaatagaaACCTATTAAAAAGATTGATGTGTATTATAATTAATAGAATATAAACTAGATTATCTAAGAGAAGTAACTCTCCTCCACCTAAGTTTGTCCCAGATACACCTATACATAGGGATAGTCATTCTCCTCCTACTAGTCACTTTAAGGTGAGACTTCTAGCAGATCCAACACTATCTTCATCTTTTTATTCTATAGCAACTCGATTGGATTGTCTTGAGCTTTATCAGAACTAGAATTTCACTGAGATGTAACATATCCATCAGCATCTTGACATTTTTTATGCACACTTTCATATTTTATTTAGGTATTTTGGATTGTCACCACTCGAATAGATTATATATTCTGGGGGAGAAGTAGTAACTATGCTTGTTGTTGTCTTTTGATATTAAAcagaaaaaaattatgttttgatACTTTTAACTTATGATGATACCTTATGAtgctttttaaataaaattatgcatctgATTTTTGTAATGAATACTATTAAAAATACTAGAATTTATGATCAAATtatttcaacttgaattcaagactaatactaaaatatcattactttgaatttaagttcatcatatttttaatatgtcatatagataggaggagcctAGTTATCATCaagaagggggagattgttaaatcctaAATTTTAATATCACTAGTTTTAACTCATCAGTATTTTCTCACCCCTTTTgaacccctacttcaacacctttgtattTCCAAGCAGTTCACCTTGATCgataaaaagataaattataaCTCTTACACATGACCTCAGCCATTATATTATATGGCTCGTGTCAATTTTATTTTCCTTTGAATCCTTGGTACTAATGTTCACTCACTCAGTCTTGTCCTCTAATATGTCAGACTCCCTCAAGCAAGTACGAGCTTTAGAATAGCCATACTCTCTAACAGCTTTAATCATACCTACCTTCgtatgatcaagtctctcccTTAAGATTCATTGATACTTGAACTCAGAAGATTCATCTTGAGGGTATACTGCCCCTATATGCTAATAACTAAAGCTTCTATTTGATCCAAAATTCAATACACGTACGGAAGACCCACCCCTATAATATCATGTTatttactccttgaatccataacatTTCTCATCATTATATTTCTCACTAAGGTCAAGCTCTTAACAACTCTCGATCAACCCTTTAGATTATTGTCTCTTATGAGACTTCTCTCATATGTGTTAGATTATCttgaattgttccaccacgatccactatACCATGTAACCTCTTGATAATATCTTTATTGTATTTTGATCTTTGTGTGATGAACTTAAAATATGATCTTTCCATGTGTGACCTCTACCAACACATCACAGGGCCTCAGCCTCCTCTATTTATGTTTGCTCTTTTATTAATGAACCTTCATTCACCCGTATTTGGGTCACTTACGGACAAGGCACAACTCTAGGATAGTCTGTCACTAGTAGAtctcgaagtccatcgacttcactgGAAATTGATATGCCATTGTTTAGATCTTAGGCATCTACCCTAATACAATCCTTACTGAACATAGCTTTCATTTGCAATCACTTGAATGATAGCATAGTGGTATATTcctcaagagtactcgcctctacattctcttgccccatgccaaaaCTTTTCGACTCTAACTTTACCTCTGCAAGTTAAGTTGGCTTCCCCCCTTAGTTCATCTATCAATTACCTTACttagataaggtgtatgtgcttTGAAGCTCTTTTCAAGTTTGATATCTTGCAAGATAAGTCTCTTTTATTAAAATGAGAAACCCAAGGGATAATATGATCTTACTCTTATCTCTATAAGAGTTTATGTTATTAACCTTTGTCCAAAGAAAGCTTCATGCCTTTACTTCATGTTTTATCTTCTATATCAACTCCTTTCATGTGGCTTAGGTACTTTACTACATTCTACCAAAGTTGCTCCACTCTGTGATTTGCATTAAGATAATGGTGGTCTTTATGTCCATCATACCATGGGTCAAAACTCTGTTGAGCTTGATCTCTTCATTGAGATAAGTTTGTCTTCATTTGGTATTGTCTTTGGTTGCTTCCTCACATGCTCTCACAATGCAGCATCagcatattacctcatgcaagattATGAGATAACTTTTGCCACTTGTTTAGTCCATTGAGCTTTATAGAGTTACTATCTTGATGCGTCCATTGAATCTCCCTTTGGAAGATCGGGAGTCATATCTATCTCATTCGAATAACTTTTCTTTTTACGTCTTTCCATTTAGAAGTTTTAGAGATTATTATGTCCTTGAACTACACCTTGCTGAATAAACTATATATTGTTTTGTCACTATCAATACATTTATTAGATTATAACTCTTcgtcaatatagcccccactatactttacaaggtctagcaacatgcttaaGTCATTACATAATTTTGCATCTTACAAATGCATCCATCCCATGTAGAAGAGAATGTTTTCATGCTCTATGATACTGAattttggtcgccttgggatggttaTGGTAACTCTATTGTCCACATATAAACCATTACATGGGTATCGAATACTTTGAGTCGGTAATTCTCTTCACTTATGCAAGCTTTGTATAAACTATTTCGGTCATCAAGTAACTCATCATTCCTTACATAGTCTTATCCTTTGTCAAGCCCCTCCACTTGCattaagcaccatcaagtttgTTTAACAACATCAAGTCATAACTCAAATTCAACCATCACAACCTTTGTGTGTTACATGTTCTTGTTAACTCACTTGTCCTCATAGTGCCTCTCATACGAAGAGTTGGTCATTCCTCTTAATGTCAATCTCGAATATCCGCTCCTCTAAGTAACTTCTTTCCGTGTATCTCTACATATCTTTCCCTTAAACAATCGCATGTACTAGCTACCCTCAACACAACCTTActaggtccctcacgtttgcatACCAAGTATTTCTAATAATGCTTattccactctgataccatctatcatgaaATTTGTTAGATTTATCTAAGTTATGTGGCACCTTTatgtatccgtccgcaaaggcttAGTCTCTCTATAACCTTTTAGGGTCTCTTAAGAAACTATCAAAGATAAGATGAGCTGGAAGAAGCATTATACTTAGGGATCCCATAAGCAAATATTTTAGTAAATACTTTATAGGCAATGCAAAATataaagatagactttataaactTTGAATGGTCACAAACAAACTAAGACCAAAAGTCCTCATAAGCATCCACATGATACCCCTTTAGAACTAGGTAAAAAATTAGCCCTAAATTCTAATTCAAAGGCTCATGTAATCATATGCCACTTGAGGAACCCTAAAGTACTAAGATAATAGACATTTTGCATTGTTATGCGCATCAAAAAAGTATCCTAAATGATTGCCTGCATGGTAGGATCTCTATATGTTGACTAAGATATAATATGATGATAAAGTATCGCCCCGATGACTTTGAGGTGTCTATTATACAGTATCGACCATATTATTAAGAGATTGAGGTAAATTGCACCAAccgtatgatattatacttgattGTAGGATCAAAAGTGTTACACTCCATTGTAATAAGAAACAAAGCTCTAACCAAGTTGTAAAAGAATGAACAATCTAAATTAGTAAGTCGCTCGAATCAATTGATATTTACTCATCTAAGTATATATAGAGACACATAGCACTCCGATTACCGGATGTTTCCATCTATTTTTTCCTTTGAAAGTAACATAAGctcaattttatttaaaaatggaTCATATCATCTTTCCTTTGCTTTATCTTCTCCTCCTTTTGATTCTCTTCCTCCTTCGTCTCCCGCTCCCTTGAGCTCCCCCATCTCTCCATGTTCCGTGTGATGATACAGTAGTAGCATAGAGTAGATTGCATTACATCAACTAGGACATGTACAAGTGTGAATCCGATATCTTTTCACTTATTTTCTAGTATCATACACCCAATGCATCAAgttaagctctctctctctctctctctctctctctctctctctctcgacattGTTATCAACACCAATTGACAAATTTTTTACTTCTAACAAAAGTTGGCAGGCAAGAACAAAAGGTTGAGTTTCTAAAATAGAAACATAGAAGGCATGAAAGAGCCTGCACAGAAAGGAGTTGCCATGGTAAACAGACAAGCAATTGAATAAATGAACCAAGTAAAAGAATAAGATCAAGCTATCCTCAACCATCAGTGTGGCATACAATAATCACATCTGCAAAAGGTAAATACACTACTgccttttaattattt includes:
- the LOC103985965 gene encoding F-box/kelch-repeat protein KIB1-like, whose protein sequence is MRKSSDSGLATCCCCTDPRLCSALRPPWSNLPVDIVMEIAERLLPNAADLVRFASVCRSWWLLVKEETSLARQLPWLMLAEEEIDAPSSGSNICRRFYSHSKNEIYELPVPKSHGRFCCGSYASWIATVGMDLRMQLVNIFTGGSVELPSLYTFGASLHQSGDWSPESRRSLFVSKVCMSSRPSAGRDCHVVAFYGVGRMLGYARVGDDRWTTVNCDWWHYLDASFYKGQFYLVNRKRDVVVLDVSQQQVHLIATKPKQRMVNYRWQIYLVESSGDLLYVVRVVKYSRKPTYDTKSFTVYKLNVSDGELQQMSSLGGRSLFLGLNSSISVEASKLVGCQKDSIYFTDDLGDFKTYCTPGGGHDMGIYSMVDGSITPHYGGVSLSRVSPPLWVPIHPLFSPNI